One window of Trifolium pratense cultivar HEN17-A07 linkage group LG5, ARS_RC_1.1, whole genome shotgun sequence genomic DNA carries:
- the LOC123882860 gene encoding cyprosin-like isoform X1 → MNLKYLLVVICLWIWSQSLAFSISDDGLMRITLKKRNLDFHSVNSARIKTAIHERDDLKSVEKNCCKNDVVYLKNYFDVQYFGEIGIGSPPQYFNVVFDTGSSNLWVPSSRCIFSIACYLHSKYRSGISSTYNEIGVPCEIPYDDGYIYGFFSQDNVKVGDIIVKDQEFSEITREGNFALLALPFDGILGLGFQDISVGKVTPVWYNMIEQGQILDKVFSIWLNKDPMAEKGGEIVFGGMDKSHFKGDHSYFPISQDGYWQIEVGDILLGNNTTGLCEGGCAAIVDSGTSLIAGPTGVVTQINHAIGTEGYVSFECKDIVHNYGNLIWENLISGLNPEILCVDIGLCSNNGIQRMNDVIETVVYNESRDGAATLESPFCSFCNNIVLWVQVQIKQSNVKEKVLKHVDELCERLPNPVGESFINCSSISSMPHITFTIGNKLFSLSPEQYVGRVESDDEDRSPVCYSSFVALDAPSPQGPLWVVGDIFLQAYHTVFDYANLRIGFAEST, encoded by the exons ATGAATTTGAAGTATCTGCTGGTTGTTATCTGTCTTTGGATTTGGTCTCAATCTTTGGCTTTTTCAATTTCTGATGATGGGTTGATGAGAATTACTCTAAAAAAGAGGAATTTGGACTTTCATAGTGTTAATTCTGCAAGAATCAAAACGGCAATTCATGAAAGAGATGATTTAAAGAGTGTTGAAAAAAATTGCTGCAAAAATGATGTTGTTTATCTTAAGAATTACTTTGATGTTCAATATTTTGGGGAAATTGGTATTGGTTCACCACCGCAATACTTCAATGTTGTGTTTGACACCGGAAGCTCTAACCTTTGGGTTCCGTCTTCTAGATGCATCTTCTCA ATTGCTTGCTATTTACATTCGAAATATAGGTCGGGGATATCTAGCACCTATAACGAAATTG GAGTACCTTGTGAAATCCCTTATGATGATGGATACATTTATGGATTCTTCAGCCAAGAtaatgtaaaagttggggatataaTTGTCAAAGATCAA GAATTTTCTGAGATTACAAGGGAAGGAAATTTTGCACTTTTAGCTCTTCCATTTGATGGTATACTTGGACTTGGATTCCAAGATATTTCAGTTGGAAAAGTCACACCAGTGTG GTATAATATGATAGAACAAGGACAAATATTGGACAAAGTTTTCTCTATTTGGCTAAATAAGGATCCAATGGCTGAGAAAGGGGGTGAGATTGTCTTTGGTGGTATGGACAAGAGCCATTTTAAAGGTGACCATAGTTACTTTCCAATTTCTCAAGACGGTTATTGGCAG ATTGAAGTGGGAGATATTCTACTTGGAAATAATACAACAG GTTTATGTGAGGGTGGATGTGCTGCAATAGTGGACTCAGGAACATCTTTAATTGCTGGTCCAACG GGTGTTGTGACTCAAATTAACCATGCAATTGGAACAGAAGGATATGTTAGTTTTGAGTGTAAAGACATTGTCCATAACTATGGGAATTTGATATGGGAAAACTTGATTTCAGGG CTAAATCCAGAAATCTTATGTGTTGACATCGGACTCTGTTCAAATAACGGAATTCAAAGAATGAA TGATGTTATTGAAACAGTGGTGTATAATGAAAGTAGGGATGGAGCAGCAACATTGGAGAGTCCCTTTTGTAGTTTTTGCAATAATATTGTCCTCTGGGTTCAAGTTCAGATTAAGCAAAGCAATGTAAAGGAAAAAGTATTAAAACATGTGGATGAG CTTTGTGAGAGGCTCCCGAATCCGGTTGGAGAATCATTTATAAACTGCAGTAGCATCTCAAGTATGCCACACATTACATTCACAATTGGAAACAAattgttttctctctctccAGAACAG TATGTTGGTAGAGTTGAATCAGATGACGAAGATCGTTCCCCTGTGTGCTATAGCAGTTTTGTTGCTCTAGATGCGCCTTCACCACAGGGTCCCCTCTG GGTTGTTGGAGACATTTTCTTGCAGGCATATCACACTGTGTTTGACTATGCCAATCTCCGTATAGGATTTGCAGAATCTACATAG
- the LOC123882860 gene encoding aspartic proteinase-like isoform X2 produces MNLKYLLVVICLWIWSQSLAFSISDDGLMRITLKKRNLDFHSVNSARIKTAIHERDDLKSVEKNCCKNDVVYLKNYFDVQYFGEIGIGSPPQYFNVVFDTGSSNLWVPSSRCIFSIACYLHSKYSCFYSGVPCEIPYDDGYIYGFFSQDNVKVGDIIVKDQEFSEITREGNFALLALPFDGILGLGFQDISVGKVTPVWYNMIEQGQILDKVFSIWLNKDPMAEKGGEIVFGGMDKSHFKGDHSYFPISQDGYWQIEVGDILLGNNTTGLCEGGCAAIVDSGTSLIAGPTGVVTQINHAIGTEGYVSFECKDIVHNYGNLIWENLISGLNPEILCVDIGLCSNNGIQRMNDVIETVVYNESRDGAATLESPFCSFCNNIVLWVQVQIKQSNVKEKVLKHVDELCERLPNPVGESFINCSSISSMPHITFTIGNKLFSLSPEQYVGRVESDDEDRSPVCYSSFVALDAPSPQGPLWVVGDIFLQAYHTVFDYANLRIGFAEST; encoded by the exons ATGAATTTGAAGTATCTGCTGGTTGTTATCTGTCTTTGGATTTGGTCTCAATCTTTGGCTTTTTCAATTTCTGATGATGGGTTGATGAGAATTACTCTAAAAAAGAGGAATTTGGACTTTCATAGTGTTAATTCTGCAAGAATCAAAACGGCAATTCATGAAAGAGATGATTTAAAGAGTGTTGAAAAAAATTGCTGCAAAAATGATGTTGTTTATCTTAAGAATTACTTTGATGTTCAATATTTTGGGGAAATTGGTATTGGTTCACCACCGCAATACTTCAATGTTGTGTTTGACACCGGAAGCTCTAACCTTTGGGTTCCGTCTTCTAGATGCATCTTCTCA ATTGCTTGCTATTTACATTCGAAATATAG TTGCTTCTACTCAGGAGTACCTTGTGAAATCCCTTATGATGATGGATACATTTATGGATTCTTCAGCCAAGAtaatgtaaaagttggggatataaTTGTCAAAGATCAA GAATTTTCTGAGATTACAAGGGAAGGAAATTTTGCACTTTTAGCTCTTCCATTTGATGGTATACTTGGACTTGGATTCCAAGATATTTCAGTTGGAAAAGTCACACCAGTGTG GTATAATATGATAGAACAAGGACAAATATTGGACAAAGTTTTCTCTATTTGGCTAAATAAGGATCCAATGGCTGAGAAAGGGGGTGAGATTGTCTTTGGTGGTATGGACAAGAGCCATTTTAAAGGTGACCATAGTTACTTTCCAATTTCTCAAGACGGTTATTGGCAG ATTGAAGTGGGAGATATTCTACTTGGAAATAATACAACAG GTTTATGTGAGGGTGGATGTGCTGCAATAGTGGACTCAGGAACATCTTTAATTGCTGGTCCAACG GGTGTTGTGACTCAAATTAACCATGCAATTGGAACAGAAGGATATGTTAGTTTTGAGTGTAAAGACATTGTCCATAACTATGGGAATTTGATATGGGAAAACTTGATTTCAGGG CTAAATCCAGAAATCTTATGTGTTGACATCGGACTCTGTTCAAATAACGGAATTCAAAGAATGAA TGATGTTATTGAAACAGTGGTGTATAATGAAAGTAGGGATGGAGCAGCAACATTGGAGAGTCCCTTTTGTAGTTTTTGCAATAATATTGTCCTCTGGGTTCAAGTTCAGATTAAGCAAAGCAATGTAAAGGAAAAAGTATTAAAACATGTGGATGAG CTTTGTGAGAGGCTCCCGAATCCGGTTGGAGAATCATTTATAAACTGCAGTAGCATCTCAAGTATGCCACACATTACATTCACAATTGGAAACAAattgttttctctctctccAGAACAG TATGTTGGTAGAGTTGAATCAGATGACGAAGATCGTTCCCCTGTGTGCTATAGCAGTTTTGTTGCTCTAGATGCGCCTTCACCACAGGGTCCCCTCTG GGTTGTTGGAGACATTTTCTTGCAGGCATATCACACTGTGTTTGACTATGCCAATCTCCGTATAGGATTTGCAGAATCTACATAG
- the LOC123882860 gene encoding aspartic proteinase oryzasin-1-like isoform X3: MMLFILRITLMFNILGKLVLVHHRNTSMLCLTPEALTFGFRLLDASSQLLAIYIRNIGVPCEIPYDDGYIYGFFSQDNVKVGDIIVKDQEFSEITREGNFALLALPFDGILGLGFQDISVGKVTPVWYNMIEQGQILDKVFSIWLNKDPMAEKGGEIVFGGMDKSHFKGDHSYFPISQDGYWQIEVGDILLGNNTTGLCEGGCAAIVDSGTSLIAGPTGVVTQINHAIGTEGYVSFECKDIVHNYGNLIWENLISGLNPEILCVDIGLCSNNGIQRMNDVIETVVYNESRDGAATLESPFCSFCNNIVLWVQVQIKQSNVKEKVLKHVDELCERLPNPVGESFINCSSISSMPHITFTIGNKLFSLSPEQYVGRVESDDEDRSPVCYSSFVALDAPSPQGPLWVVGDIFLQAYHTVFDYANLRIGFAEST, from the exons ATGATGTTGTTTATCTTAAGAATTACTTTGATGTTCAATATTTTGGGGAAATTGGTATTGGTTCACCACCGCAATACTTCAATGTTGTGTTTGACACCGGAAGCTCTAACCTTTGGGTTCCGTCTTCTAGATGCATCTTCTCA ATTGCTTGCTATTTACATTCGAAATATAG GAGTACCTTGTGAAATCCCTTATGATGATGGATACATTTATGGATTCTTCAGCCAAGAtaatgtaaaagttggggatataaTTGTCAAAGATCAA GAATTTTCTGAGATTACAAGGGAAGGAAATTTTGCACTTTTAGCTCTTCCATTTGATGGTATACTTGGACTTGGATTCCAAGATATTTCAGTTGGAAAAGTCACACCAGTGTG GTATAATATGATAGAACAAGGACAAATATTGGACAAAGTTTTCTCTATTTGGCTAAATAAGGATCCAATGGCTGAGAAAGGGGGTGAGATTGTCTTTGGTGGTATGGACAAGAGCCATTTTAAAGGTGACCATAGTTACTTTCCAATTTCTCAAGACGGTTATTGGCAG ATTGAAGTGGGAGATATTCTACTTGGAAATAATACAACAG GTTTATGTGAGGGTGGATGTGCTGCAATAGTGGACTCAGGAACATCTTTAATTGCTGGTCCAACG GGTGTTGTGACTCAAATTAACCATGCAATTGGAACAGAAGGATATGTTAGTTTTGAGTGTAAAGACATTGTCCATAACTATGGGAATTTGATATGGGAAAACTTGATTTCAGGG CTAAATCCAGAAATCTTATGTGTTGACATCGGACTCTGTTCAAATAACGGAATTCAAAGAATGAA TGATGTTATTGAAACAGTGGTGTATAATGAAAGTAGGGATGGAGCAGCAACATTGGAGAGTCCCTTTTGTAGTTTTTGCAATAATATTGTCCTCTGGGTTCAAGTTCAGATTAAGCAAAGCAATGTAAAGGAAAAAGTATTAAAACATGTGGATGAG CTTTGTGAGAGGCTCCCGAATCCGGTTGGAGAATCATTTATAAACTGCAGTAGCATCTCAAGTATGCCACACATTACATTCACAATTGGAAACAAattgttttctctctctccAGAACAG TATGTTGGTAGAGTTGAATCAGATGACGAAGATCGTTCCCCTGTGTGCTATAGCAGTTTTGTTGCTCTAGATGCGCCTTCACCACAGGGTCCCCTCTG GGTTGTTGGAGACATTTTCTTGCAGGCATATCACACTGTGTTTGACTATGCCAATCTCCGTATAGGATTTGCAGAATCTACATAG
- the LOC123882860 gene encoding aspartic proteinase-like isoform X4 translates to MHLLRVPCEIPYDDGYIYGFFSQDNVKVGDIIVKDQEFSEITREGNFALLALPFDGILGLGFQDISVGKVTPVWYNMIEQGQILDKVFSIWLNKDPMAEKGGEIVFGGMDKSHFKGDHSYFPISQDGYWQIEVGDILLGNNTTGLCEGGCAAIVDSGTSLIAGPTGVVTQINHAIGTEGYVSFECKDIVHNYGNLIWENLISGLNPEILCVDIGLCSNNGIQRMNDVIETVVYNESRDGAATLESPFCSFCNNIVLWVQVQIKQSNVKEKVLKHVDELCERLPNPVGESFINCSSISSMPHITFTIGNKLFSLSPEQYVGRVESDDEDRSPVCYSSFVALDAPSPQGPLWVVGDIFLQAYHTVFDYANLRIGFAEST, encoded by the exons ATGCATCTTCTCA GAGTACCTTGTGAAATCCCTTATGATGATGGATACATTTATGGATTCTTCAGCCAAGAtaatgtaaaagttggggatataaTTGTCAAAGATCAA GAATTTTCTGAGATTACAAGGGAAGGAAATTTTGCACTTTTAGCTCTTCCATTTGATGGTATACTTGGACTTGGATTCCAAGATATTTCAGTTGGAAAAGTCACACCAGTGTG GTATAATATGATAGAACAAGGACAAATATTGGACAAAGTTTTCTCTATTTGGCTAAATAAGGATCCAATGGCTGAGAAAGGGGGTGAGATTGTCTTTGGTGGTATGGACAAGAGCCATTTTAAAGGTGACCATAGTTACTTTCCAATTTCTCAAGACGGTTATTGGCAG ATTGAAGTGGGAGATATTCTACTTGGAAATAATACAACAG GTTTATGTGAGGGTGGATGTGCTGCAATAGTGGACTCAGGAACATCTTTAATTGCTGGTCCAACG GGTGTTGTGACTCAAATTAACCATGCAATTGGAACAGAAGGATATGTTAGTTTTGAGTGTAAAGACATTGTCCATAACTATGGGAATTTGATATGGGAAAACTTGATTTCAGGG CTAAATCCAGAAATCTTATGTGTTGACATCGGACTCTGTTCAAATAACGGAATTCAAAGAATGAA TGATGTTATTGAAACAGTGGTGTATAATGAAAGTAGGGATGGAGCAGCAACATTGGAGAGTCCCTTTTGTAGTTTTTGCAATAATATTGTCCTCTGGGTTCAAGTTCAGATTAAGCAAAGCAATGTAAAGGAAAAAGTATTAAAACATGTGGATGAG CTTTGTGAGAGGCTCCCGAATCCGGTTGGAGAATCATTTATAAACTGCAGTAGCATCTCAAGTATGCCACACATTACATTCACAATTGGAAACAAattgttttctctctctccAGAACAG TATGTTGGTAGAGTTGAATCAGATGACGAAGATCGTTCCCCTGTGTGCTATAGCAGTTTTGTTGCTCTAGATGCGCCTTCACCACAGGGTCCCCTCTG GGTTGTTGGAGACATTTTCTTGCAGGCATATCACACTGTGTTTGACTATGCCAATCTCCGTATAGGATTTGCAGAATCTACATAG